A stretch of DNA from Thermodesulfobacteriota bacterium:
ATCAACATTTATTATACGCCCTTCAAAATCAGATTCTTCGAGCAAGTACCTTATAAAATTAACCCCTATAAATCCTGCACCGCCTGTAACTAGAAGGTTTTTCATGGTTTAGTGTTTCAGCATTTCCTGTGCTGCGTCTAAAGTTTTTTGTGTAATGTTAAATCCGCCTATCATTCTTGCAAGCTCTAATACTCTTTCATCCCCATCTAGATTCTTTATCTTAACCTGTGTTTTGTCATCATCATGAGTTTTAGAAACTGTTAAGTGAGAGTCTGCAAATTTTGCAACTTGCGGTAGATGTGTGATGCATATTACCTGATAGCTCTCAGAGAGGTGATGTATTTTTTGTCCAACTGCTTCTGCAACCGCTCCTCCCACTCCCGTATCAGCTTCATCAAAGATTATTACAGAACCTCCTTCCACCCTTGCAATAACTTGTTTTAAAACTAGCATGATTCGAGACAACTCTCCTCCAGATGCAACTTTTGTAAGAGGTTTGGGTTTTTCATCAGGGTTAGCGGAGAATAGAAAACTAATATGATCAATTCCATTTGACGATACTTCTTTTTCTGAAAACTCTATATGAAATTTACCCCCCTTTATTCCTACTTCTTTAAGTTCTGTTTCTAAAATTGATGTTAGCTCTTTGGCTGAGAGTTTTCTCTTTTTTGATAATTTTTTTGATTCTGACACGAGCTCATTTAATAGTTTTTCTGATTGCTCTCTTAGATCATTTACTTGCTCGTCAAAGTTTTCAATGCTATCAACTTGCTTTTTTATTTCGTCTCCTCTTTGAATAATATCTTCTATTGAATCTCCGTATTTTCTTTTTAATGAATTTATTAGATGAATCCTATCTTCTATTTCTTCCAGAGTGCCTGAATCTGATGTAAGTGTTGAGGAATAATCCCTTATATTAAAAGCAGCTTCTTCAAGCTGTACAACTGCCTTTTCTATAGATTCAGAGATTTCATTTAGAGATGGATCTACATTCTTAAGCTCTCCAAGCTCAGCAGTAATACCTTTTAGATTCCCAAGCACAGAGCCTTCACTTTCATAAAGCACTTCATATGCACTTGATGTAGCTGATTTTAAGTTCTCAGCATTTACAAGTTTAAGTTTTTCTTCCTCTAGTTTTAAATCCTCTCCAATGATTAATCCTGCTTCTTGAATTTCATTTAATTGATACTTTATATAATCCTCTCTCTCAATGTTATCTTTTTGAGAGTTTAGAAGAACATCAAGCTCATTTTTTACTGAGAGAAATGTTTGATAGTTTTCTCTAATAACTTGAGCATCTTGAACAGTTTTACCAAAATCATCAACAATCTTAAGATGATTTTCATCTCGTAGCAGGCTTTGATGTTCATGCTGGCTGAAAATATCAACTAGCCCTTGGGTTATTTGCGTAAGAAGCGTAATTGTAGACAGACTTCCGTTAATAAAGACCCGGCTTCTGGAAGTACGGTATATGACTCTTTTAATTAAGAGTTCACCTGTTGAAGTGTCAAATCCGGCTGCTTCTAATCTTTCTTTTACAAATCCGTCTTTAGAGATATCAAACAAAGCCTCAATATACGCCTCATCTTTTCCGCTCTTAATATTATCTGCTGAGGCTTTATCTCCTAGGATAATATTTATAGCATCAACAATTACAGATTTCCCTGCACCGGTCTCTCCGGTGATTATATTTAATCCCTTATTCAAACCTAACGAGAGGTCTTCAATAATAGTGAAATTTTTTAAGCTAAGTCCTAAAAGCACAGGCCCTACTCTAAAAAGCTTTTTAGTATGACGCCTACTTCAGAGCCCTCAAGTTTTTCAAGCGAGCGTTTTTCTATCTGTCTAATCCTCTCTCTTGTGAGCTCAAAGTGTTGTCCAATTTCGTCCAGAGTAAATGTTGATTCAAAATCTATGCCGAATCTCATTTTCAATATCTGCTCTTCCCTAGGAGTAAGTGTAGATAAAGCGTCTTTTATTTTTATTGTTAGCGTAGCTTTTGCAACTGCGTAATCTGGAGTTCCTGAAATATCATCAGGAATAAAATCAAGTAGGGTAGTCTTCTCACCGTCGAGCACTGGAGAATCTAGCTGAACTACTTCTTTAGTTGCCTCAAGAACCCTCTTAACTCCTTCGACAGAAATACCGGATTTCTCTGATATTTCCTCAGGAAGAGGTTTTCTGCCTATTTCTTTATTCATGACGGAGCTTATGCGATGAACTTTAGATGCTTGCTCCAAGACATAAACAGGGACCCTTATGGTTCTAGTCTGATCTAATAGCGATCTGGATATAGCCTGGTGAATCCACCATGAGGCATATGTAGAGAATTTGTAGCCTTTTGTGTGATCAAACCTCTCAACAGCCCTCATAAGCCCTACGTTGCCTTCCTGAATAAGATCTGGCAGTGGTAGTCCACGGCTCATATACCTTTTAGCTATACTCACCACGAGCCTTAAATTAGCTTTAATAAACCTGGCTTTAAAACGTTGAGCCCTTAATTGATATGCTTTATATAAAAGGTTTGATCTCTTTATGCTCTTTTTTGCATATTCTCTTTCAAGTTTAGTTTTTTGGTTTGAGCTTTTAGCTGTTCTTGATTTTCTTCTAGCCGCTTGTTCTACATTTGCGACAGTATTCTTAAGCGAGCGGCTCATGGTCCTTTCAAATATAGCTTCCATGAAGAATTTTGCTTCAGCCGCTTTAGTTTCGCATCTTTTAATCTTTGCGGAGACCTCTATTTCTTCTTTTGGTGTAAGCAGCGGTTCGGTGCCCATTTCTTTAAAATAGACTTGGAGTAGTCTAAACTCTTCATCAGGAGTGAACTTGGGTTTTTCTTCATCAGAGTTCTCCTCTTTAGAGGTATCTTCTTTGATCGCTACTTCAGAATCTGAAATCTCGCTCATCATCTTATCATCAATTTCATCCTGAAACACTAATTCTTCATCTATTTTCTCTGAATCCTTGGAATAGTCGTCAAATGAATTTTTAAGAAGTTTATTATCAGATACATCTGACTTTTTTGAGCGTTGTTCAGCTCTACCTTGGGTTTTTGCAGATCGGGCACGCTTTTTACTTTTTAGTCTGGCTTGTCTCATTACCATCCTCCTTAGATGGAACTATTCTCTTATCTGACCCTCTCCTAAAACGATAAACTTTGTCGTAGTCAACTCCTGAAGACCCATAGGTCCAAAAGCATGTAATTTAGAGGTGCTTATCCCTATTTCTGCTCCAAGTCCCAGCTCAAATCCATCTGAGAACCTTGTTGAAGCATTCACCATGACTGTGGAAGAATTTACACCGTTAATAAATTTTTGCGAATTTTCATAATCTTTAGTAACTATGGACTCTGTGTGCATAGATCCATACTTCTCTATATGAGCCATCGCATCCGCCATGTTTTCTACAACTTTAACGTTTAATATTAAATCCAGATACTCTTCATACCAGTCATTTGCACTAGCCGAGGTAACCTCAGGAACTATCTCTTTAGTCTTCATACAGCCCTTTACTTCTACGCCTTTATTATTTAATGCTTTAATAACTTTAGGTAAATAGGTATCAGCAACAGCTTTGTGTACCAGCATTGTTTCCATAGAGTTACAAACCCCAGGGCGCTGCGCCTTAGCATTAACGCAAATAGCCTCTGCCATATCAAGATCAGCGCTCTCATCCACAAATACATGGCACACACCTTTGTAGTGCTTTAGCACAGGTATTCTGGAATTCTCTGCCACAAAACGTATTAGGCCCTCACCGCCTCTTGGAATGACAAGGTCAATTAACTCATCTAACTTAAGCATCTCTAATATTGCATTTCTGTCTGTTACCGGAATTATTTGCACGGCATCTTCAGGAAGAGAGTTTTTTGATAGAGCCTCTCTTAGAATTTTGCCGATAGCCATGTTTGACCTGATTGTCTCTGAACCGCCCCTTAGGATTACTGCATTTCCTGACTTGAGACAAAGCCCTGCCGCATCAGCTGTCACATTTGGCCGTGCTTCGTAAATTATTCCGATTACTCCAAGGGGGATTCTCATTCTGCCGACTTTTAGACCATTTGGTCTGGTCCACATATTCAGCACTTCGCCCACAGGATCTGTTAGTGCTTTAACTTCTCTAAGACCTTGTGCTATTTTTTCAAGACGCTCTGGGGTTAATTTAAGACGATCAAGCATTGCAGAAGAAGTACCCTTCTTCTCGGCATCTTGTACATCTTTTTGGTTTTCGCTGATTAGAAAATCTGAGTTTTGGGTAAGCCCCTGAGCCATAGACTCAAGGGCCCTATCTTTTAGTCCTGAGTTTGCCCTTGCAAGCTGTACAGATGCATTTCTAGCTTTAGTAGCTATCTCTGTCAGAAGCACTGACAACTCTTCATTCATTTGATTTTTTACTTTAATTGCAGACATTTAGATCAATTACGACTAACACCGCTCCATTTAGGATGATAATACATCTGCAGACTTAAAGTCAAGCATATAATTAAAATATACCTGGTAATTTAAATTATAAAATTACAACTTAAATTTTACTTAGGAAGAACTCCCCTCTCATTTAAATAAGCTAGAATTGTATCGACAGCTTCTTCTAAGCTATGCTTACTTGTATCAATAGTTATTTCAGCATTAGGTGGAGCTTCGTAAGGATCATCAATACCTGTAAAACCTTTAATAATTCCTTCTCTTGCTTTTTTGTAGAGACCTTTAACATCTCTTTCTTCACAGACCTCAAGCGGAGCATCAACAAATACTTCAACAAATTCTCCTTCTTCAACAAGCTCCCTAACACCATCACGGTCTTTTATATAAGGTGATACAAAAGCGGAAAGAACTATGGCGCCTGAATCAACAAATAGCTTAGATACTTCACCAATTCTTCTGATATTCTCGCCCCTGTCCTCTTCGGAAAATCCTAGGTCTTTGCAAAGTCCCATTCTGACATTGTCTCCGTCTAAAATATAAGTCCTAGCTCTCATAGCGATAAGCTTTTTCTCAAGCTCATTTGCAATAGTAGATTTCCCAGAACTTGGTAGTCCTGTAAACCATAAAATTAGAGATCCATGTTGGTTTAGACTTCTTCTGTCTTCTTTTGTGATCTCGTGCTCGTGTGGAATAACAAATCTTTCCATTTAATGCCTCCTATCTAATCCATGAACTATGAATTGGAATATTGAATATATTGGGTCATGATTTTATGTGAAATTACAGAAAGGTCAAAATTTCCCAATTTACCAGAGTATACGCTGCACCTTGGTTCTGAGAATTTTATCCGTTTCCTGTTAAATATGACCTTAATGATTAAAACAGTGTATAGATAAACGGTGCTACTGCCGAGCCTTGCGCGAATACAATCAAAAGACCAAAAAGTAGCAATATGAAGAGCATAGGGGTTATCCACCACCACTTGTTCTGTAGGAAGAACTGAAGCAGCTCACCCATTATGCCCATTCTGTTTGTTAAGCTTTTAAAAAATGACATTCCTATTTTTCCTCGTGTTAATAATACTACAATAATAGAAAATTTAAATGAAGCTAAGATAATTAACTTAGATCTTCTTTTTTAACCAGATAATTACCTAATACTAAAAGATCCATACCGCTCTTGTTAAATGAGTTAAATGCTTCTTCGGGAGTATTTACTACAGGCTCACCTTTTAAATTAAAAGACGTGTTAAGAAGTACAGGAACCCCAGTGGCATCTCCAAATGTCTCGATTAGCTTGTAGTATTTTGGGTTTAACTCTTTTCTTACTGTTTGAAGACGGCCTGTACCATCTACATGAGTAATTGCTGGGAGTACATCCCACTTGTCTTTGTGCACATCTGTTACATAGAGCATAAACCTTGCTGGGTAGTGTTTCTCGGGTTCATTAATATCAAAATATTCACTAGCTTTCTCAACCAGCACTGATGGTGCGAAGGGCCTAAACGGTTCTCTGAATTTAATCTTCACATTTACAATATCCTTCATCTGGGTGCTTCTAGGGTCGGCAAGGATACT
This window harbors:
- a CDS encoding glutamate-5-semialdehyde dehydrogenase, which codes for MNEELSVLLTEIATKARNASVQLARANSGLKDRALESMAQGLTQNSDFLISENQKDVQDAEKKGTSSAMLDRLKLTPERLEKIAQGLREVKALTDPVGEVLNMWTRPNGLKVGRMRIPLGVIGIIYEARPNVTADAAGLCLKSGNAVILRGGSETIRSNMAIGKILREALSKNSLPEDAVQIIPVTDRNAILEMLKLDELIDLVIPRGGEGLIRFVAENSRIPVLKHYKGVCHVFVDESADLDMAEAICVNAKAQRPGVCNSMETMLVHKAVADTYLPKVIKALNNKGVEVKGCMKTKEIVPEVTSASANDWYEEYLDLILNVKVVENMADAMAHIEKYGSMHTESIVTKDYENSQKFINGVNSSTVMVNASTRFSDGFELGLGAEIGISTSKLHAFGPMGLQELTTTKFIVLGEGQIRE
- the recN gene encoding DNA repair protein RecN, whose translation is MLLGLSLKNFTIIEDLSLGLNKGLNIITGETGAGKSVIVDAINIILGDKASADNIKSGKDEAYIEALFDISKDGFVKERLEAAGFDTSTGELLIKRVIYRTSRSRVFINGSLSTITLLTQITQGLVDIFSQHEHQSLLRDENHLKIVDDFGKTVQDAQVIRENYQTFLSVKNELDVLLNSQKDNIEREDYIKYQLNEIQEAGLIIGEDLKLEEEKLKLVNAENLKSATSSAYEVLYESEGSVLGNLKGITAELGELKNVDPSLNEISESIEKAVVQLEEAAFNIRDYSSTLTSDSGTLEEIEDRIHLINSLKRKYGDSIEDIIQRGDEIKKQVDSIENFDEQVNDLREQSEKLLNELVSESKKLSKKRKLSAKELTSILETELKEVGIKGGKFHIEFSEKEVSSNGIDHISFLFSANPDEKPKPLTKVASGGELSRIMLVLKQVIARVEGGSVIIFDEADTGVGGAVAEAVGQKIHHLSESYQVICITHLPQVAKFADSHLTVSKTHDDDKTQVKIKNLDGDERVLELARMIGGFNITQKTLDAAQEMLKH
- a CDS encoding DUF5989 family protein, encoding MSFFKSLTNRMGIMGELLQFFLQNKWWWITPMLFILLLFGLLIVFAQGSAVAPFIYTLF
- the cysC gene encoding adenylyl-sulfate kinase; this translates as MERFVIPHEHEITKEDRRSLNQHGSLILWFTGLPSSGKSTIANELEKKLIAMRARTYILDGDNVRMGLCKDLGFSEEDRGENIRRIGEVSKLFVDSGAIVLSAFVSPYIKDRDGVRELVEEGEFVEVFVDAPLEVCEERDVKGLYKKAREGIIKGFTGIDDPYEAPPNAEITIDTSKHSLEEAVDTILAYLNERGVLPK
- a CDS encoding sigma-70 family RNA polymerase sigma factor; translation: MRQARLKSKKRARSAKTQGRAEQRSKKSDVSDNKLLKNSFDDYSKDSEKIDEELVFQDEIDDKMMSEISDSEVAIKEDTSKEENSDEEKPKFTPDEEFRLLQVYFKEMGTEPLLTPKEEIEVSAKIKRCETKAAEAKFFMEAIFERTMSRSLKNTVANVEQAARRKSRTAKSSNQKTKLEREYAKKSIKRSNLLYKAYQLRAQRFKARFIKANLRLVVSIAKRYMSRGLPLPDLIQEGNVGLMRAVERFDHTKGYKFSTYASWWIHQAISRSLLDQTRTIRVPVYVLEQASKVHRISSVMNKEIGRKPLPEEISEKSGISVEGVKRVLEATKEVVQLDSPVLDGEKTTLLDFIPDDISGTPDYAVAKATLTIKIKDALSTLTPREEQILKMRFGIDFESTFTLDEIGQHFELTRERIRQIEKRSLEKLEGSEVGVILKSFLE